The DNA region CCCGGGAAAAAAAAACGAGAAGAAAAGGCTTTCATTGAATAATTtccagcatttcttttcagtcTGACATGCAGACCTGGGAGGAACAGAGCCAGGGAGCCATCTATACAGTGGAATACGCTTGCAGGTAAACTGAGGAGCCTACTTTTAACTCTTTCTACATTTGCAAACAGAATTTGATCTCAGCACTGAGGAGGAAAGGATAATTATTCCCCCTAGAAGGGACACTTTCTGTGCCTGGCCCCGGAGCTCATCACCCAAGTTACTTTCAGTGTACGTTCCATGTGATGACTCATTCTTCTCCACATCCTGCTCCAGATATTGGAGATCAAGTCTGGCTCTCAGTTCAGGTCAATAAGCAGTTATTGTGTCCCTACCTCAGAACTGGGCTGAACATAATTTTAGCAACTCACATTTCTTTAGTTCAAATACTTTTTATGTgtaagtcactgtgctaagtgttgggactACGAAGATTTAAAAAGTAACCcagtttcttccctcaaggagcttatattctacagatAAGTATGATACAAAGCAGGGGCAAAAGAGAGCCAGAGGAAATGCTCGAGGACAGTTtaaagggagtgggggagggacacAGCTTGGGGTGAAGGGGAGGACCAGGGAAGGCACCTCAGAAGAGACAATCCTGAGTCCTGCTCTCATCTCTAACACACCAGTGATTCTGTCCTCCAGGCACATGGATGGCTCCTCCCTTAAGCTGAGAGCAGCCTTAGAGCCCTTTGCCAGGCACTGACATGCTTCTTAACATACCCATCCCACATATTGCATTGGTGGTTGTGGGACAGACTCAACTACCTTTCTTGTTCTCCTTTCCATCCCTCCCTGTATTTCAGTGCTGTGAAGAACTTGATGGATAGCAGCATTCATTTTCGAAGCATTGAGGGCTTGCTGAAACAGGCCATCAGCATCAAGGACCAGCTGAATTCTTCTCAGGGTCGAAGGTAGCTCCTGAGATCGGACATCGTGCTGTATTATCTAAAGATCCACTGCCTACCAGGGTCATCTTAGGCAAGAGTGCATGAACCCGTAAGCTAGTTGAATCAAGAACAATCCTGCCCAGAGCAATGCAGAAGACCTCCCATTGCTTGTGTTAGTCTTCATGTTTTTTGTTGGGCAAGATTACAGGTAGAGTTTTCAGATGTTGAAATGAAAACAACTTACATATGTCTGGAAGAATATTTTTGGCTAATATATAGCcccctttttttgttcttcatcCTGCTAGCTAATTTGAATAAGTTATGCTTTAAGCCTGCAACAGCCTCCTTTTTTGGATGCTTCTGGGAGCTCTTCCTGGATTGGTGGTTCTAGGAGGCATTGTGAAAtactccccacttccctcccaccccaagtgCAGAGTCCCCTATATGCTGCCTCTTGACACAGGTTGCTAAAGGACTAAGGCTGCTATTGGTTCCTTCCTGTTCCTTCTGGGAAGGCCAGTTTGAAGGGATCAAATAAAAACTATCTGCTGGCAAAATTACAAGCCTGGTTTTTATTCAGAGCTTAACTTTGTCTTGCCTAGGTTGCTCCAGTTTGTTGATTTTTATAGGATTTAGACCTACTTTTCCAACTAAGATTCCTGACTCTTTAAGTTCACTGTATCGGAAAGAacattgggagtcaggaagacctaggttctagttcTAGCACCACTCTAACCTGACTTAGTTAAGGCCCAGCCTCTGGGCCACAACTTCCCAAGTTGGTTCCTGCAGAGAGATGGTgattatcacagaatcacagaatgtcagtggggagagaacattatacatgatcctgttgaaccccttcattttacaaatggagaaactgaggcttaagacAAGGGCTTGACCCAGAGTTGGCCAGCATATATCTGTGTTTCTGCTGAAGTCACAGATGGGTCAATgtgtacacatatttatgtaaCCTCCTAAAAGTCTTGGCATGCAGGGCTCTTATAGCAGCTTTGAATTTGGATTTGATTCCTtcctgagaggggaggggaagagattgaGCTTTGTtgggttggtttggtttttttggcctGTGTGATGGTCATGTTTTGTTACAGCCCTGCTGACACGAAGCCTCCTTCCTTGGCCTGATTTTTGGATGAGGCAAATCTTTCTCCACCTTCCCAGGTCAGTGTAGAGAGGGGGATGGTGCATCCTGCTGCTCTGGGGCTAATCTTGCTGCCTTCAGTTTCCGGATGGAAACCTCACTTTTCTAATCTATCCACAAAGCTCCCCACAAGGACATCAAATCTAGTCATAGGGCTCTTGGAATATAAAGTGTCAGGTTGGGAGGGCCTGCAGAATGTAGCCAGGCACATAGAACGTGGTTTGTCAGACCTGGGATCTTAGGCCATGGACTGGGacagctagaagagacctccAAGATCATGTCATCCAGCCCTGTCACTTTATAGGTGAGGTCcttgaggaagaggagactttcCCAGGCCACACAgaaagaggcagagccaggattgggTCCAGAGTCTGTCCCCTGATGCTCCAAATATGGACTCCTGCTGTGCCATGacttaggatcatgggatttagagctggggaaGACTAGAGATGAGTCTTGATGATCTCCACATTCTTTGGCACTTTCCTCATACCAACACTGTCAgaattatccttgttttacagatgagggaatttagTCCAAGAAGCAAAATAACTCTCCCTTAGCTATCCAGGCTTTAAGTAACAGTACTTGGTTTTCAAATCCTTTGCTCTTTCTGCCTCAGCCTGCTACTGCTGCTATCCCTGCTATCATCACCacagctgctactgctgctagcTCTCCAGCTGTTCTATTAGTCTGTCATTACTTTGCCCCATCTCACCAGGTAATCCGTGTGTTCCAGGCAGCAAAGGCCCCCAGAAGACCAGTCAGGCtcagaagtcagaagccagaagcgccaaggaagagaaaaggtcCCTTGTCTTGCCAGCACTTGTCTCAACCCCCCTTGACTCAGAGGTTCCTGTGACCTCAATGGGTGTGTGTCAGATTGGTCCCTAAAAAATATGAGCAGAAGACATTTCTGAAAACCCTATGACTCTGGCTCTTTGTCTTAGGAGCATATCTCCTGATTCTCACCACTAAATGAGAAGACTGTCTTTCTTCTTAGGGACAGCTTTCCCATCCCCAGGACCACCAAGGGTCATCTCTCTGTTGGGGGAGCCAGTGCATATGGCTTCCTGGTCCCAAAGGCTTTTCTAGGAAATGCTGATTTCTTTTTTGTACAGTATCaagagaagggaccttaaaggtcatgtaAGAAAACAGGTCAAGACAAAGGAAGTGAtttaacttgcccaaagttagtCACACCGTGAGTCAGTGGCTGAGTTGGGCCTAGAACCTCAGTCTCCTGACCCTCTTATAtagtgttcttttcacttcatAACACAGTGCGAAGGTTAATTGGCTTGTGAAGGGACTGGTTGAAGGGCACTGAGTACCAGGCTAAGTGGACAGCATGTGACCTTTGCTGTCCTTGCTAAGTGGATGAGGACCCTAGAGcaaaagaagcctgagacagGCTGCCAGAGAATGCTGCTGGTCAACCTGGGACTTGGGGACGAGAAAGGACCCACATAGACTGGACAAGATGGGTGTGGGAGCCTTATCAAATCTCTTTTGAgtggaaggggcctcaggggtCAACCGTGTTGTGTGGTTCAGTCatgctcagttcttcctgacccagTAGACGTAGCACGCTGGTGCTGTCTGTGGGCTTTTCTTAgcaagtagtttgtcatttccttctctagtgaattaaggcaaacaggttaagtgcccagggtctcatagtaaatgtctgaggccagatttgaatttgagtcttccagactccaaggcccagcactctatcaactgagccacctggctacctcattttaagaattttctttatactttcaTCTTCAAGTGGCTATCAACCTCCACTTGACCTAGGGGTTGCTGACCCATGACCTTGGAGAGGACAGCTTTGTGTAAGGGAGAGAACAATGGATTAGAGTCAGAGGCTTGTATCTCGCCTTTAGATACTGTCCTGTGTGTCTGGGTGAAGCCcttctgtgggcttcagtttcttcttctttaaagtGAGGGGCTTGtggcatggggggagggaagtaggGTGGTCCAAGAGTGTGGCTCCGGGGTTAGAGTGCCTTCTGGCTTATGTCTTGTGATTTAGTTTAGTTCTACCACTTATCAAGGTCACTGGACAGTGTTCAGCTTCCTGCAGATCCCACCATAGACTTTAGCTTCTTTACTTCTGGTACTTGGTATTCCAACCTTTTGAAGCTCAGAAGTTATTTATCTCGGCAATAGCACTTCATGCTGGCTCTGGGGCAAGAAGGCCCCAAAGCCCTTCTCTAATCCAGAAAGCCCACAGCAGCTCATCCTCCTTGCTTGAACCCCGCCCAGGCaggaaagagaaactccattgtGTTTCAAATGTATTCTCAGTTCTGGATCAGCCAGTCAAAAGGATCCTCTTCTCAATATGGCAGAAGAGCTGGGCCCTTCTGTTTACCGTCATCACATCTTTCCAGAAGCAGGCTCCCTAGTCTTTTATGGACTAGACGCAGATTGAGCACACAGTACATTCTCTGGAGATAGGGTCCCGCTGGCCACATCCAGTTACATTTGTAGTTACCTGTCTGTTTACATACTAtaaccttcccccaccctctcagtgaaatgtaagctccttgactgtttttcatttttgtccttgtatccccagtacctaataGTGTTGCACTTAGTAGGCTTTTACAAATCTGCCCCAAGACAttagctctgcctcagtttcttcatctgtaaaatggggtaatagcaccaactgttgtgaggataaaatgagatagtatttgtaaagcgtgtagcatagtccctggcacatagtgggtactacataaatgttagctgctgctgctactactattcCTATTCCTACTATTACtaaatgctcactgaattgaATTTCACTAACTCAGAAGGAAGCAGCTTCTTGTTCTTTAAAGAATGATGGTATGCACCAGCTGAAGCCATTTGGTAAGAGGTTAcatttatagaggaagaagagatgagccATGGTGATTGGTCTCTCCCACTGAGAGGCACCAAGGCAGCTATATTTGTCTTCCTTGCAGACGCAATAGAAAGGTCTGCTGTCTTCCTAGGGAAGTTCCCCCAGCTTGTTAAATCCATGACTACTACCCACTTAGGGTGACTCTGTGGCCACACATGATGCTTCCGAAAGGAATCTAGAAAGCATTGCTAAAGACTATGAAGGCCACAAACTGAAGACTAGGGCCACAGTGAATGTTTTCATCACCACTGCCAATCAAAGGCAAGGATTTCATATTTGGAAAATGAATGTCTTGTTAAGGAAATGGTATTTGCGCAAGATTTGGATTTTGGACCACAACTTAAAATTTAGAAATAACATTTTGCATATGGTTGAAATATAACAAGTACtgcttaaaatgtaattggataGAATCTTGCAAACCTAGTTGAAAATGTTTGaaactaaaaaggaaaggaaagggagaaaattgcctAGATACCATAGGGAGTGGCTACAATGGAAGAAGAGCAGGAAAGCTGCTCAGgaattcacaggagacaaaatccaaggaAGAAATCAGCATAAAATACATGAGTTCATGTATCTGTACATAAATGCACAAATGAGGGATAAAGAGCGAGGTGACCTAGATGTCAAGGAAGCATATTTGACTTCATGGTATAATAATGCTAAAATAATAGCCTTGAGAATGGTTTTAACCCTTTTAAGGGTGAAAAAGTGCTCTACCGACATTTCATTTGATCGCTGGTAAAATAATGACCATTCAAAAGAAGGGAGGAATAACTCTTAGGAGCTTGTATGTAAACTTTGTTGTCTTtcgaaggagaaaaaaagtagaatCAACATCCTGGAGGTGATTGACCACTTTGTCCAATATGCGTAGGAACCAGAAAGCTGTAGTTGCTAAGGGGTCATGGGACATCTCACTCCCAGCATGAGGTTGACTACATCTCCCTCTCAGAGTTCTAGGGATAACCCTGAGGAGTTAGGATTGTCTGTGTTCTAGTGTTATTAACTGGaactcctatttccctattttccGCCATTTCCAGTGTGGTCCACCACTGTTAGTCACCAGTGATTAGCACCACTTTTTCTTTTAACCAATTACCATCAATCAACTTTTACTGAGGGTATTTCCTAAAAAGATAGAATAGTAGCATAAACATTCCCCTGCTTCAGTAGCAAGGGGTGTATTCTCCCCAATGCTACCTAAGTCACAGTTTCTACATACGGTTGCACCAAGTTTATGTAATACCTCCAGATGGGATCTAGTCACAAAGTGGGGTATAAACACCCTCATCTTTTCGATGGATTTGGCTCTTACACTAACAGTTTTAAGTTCTGAGAGATAGGCCACTACCACTCAGTTACAGTCAAACTCAGTATCCTGGGGGTAACACTGTTGAGAAATTCACATGCCCTACTCAATACTCTAGCTTTTGCACCCCTATCCAATATGTTCTCTATCTACACAATCATTCACAACACAGTGCTGTCACTCAGTAAGTCTTTATTAACTACCCACCACGTACCAGGCTCTATGTTCATtgttggggatagaaaaagaggcaaaagtgcATCCTCAAGGGGGTCACAATCTAACGtgaagacaaaaagcaaacacatgtacaaacatacagaataaatatgaaattaataATTAACAGAAAGGTCCTAGAATTAAGAGCGactgggaaagatttcctgtacAAAGTTTAGTTGGGACTAAACTTTagttgaaggaagctagggaagctggAAGGCAAAAGTGTCCAGAACCAAGAGATGACATTGTCTGGTTCATGGACCGGCAAGGAGGCCAATGGTACTACATCAAAAAGTACTTGGTGggaaataaagtgtaagaagcctggaaaggtggcAAGGGAGTAGattttgaaggactttgaatgccaaacaagatTTTGGATTTGATCCTCAAGGTAATAAGTCCCTGGAGCGTATTGAATTAGGGATGTGACGTGGTTGGATCTGCAATTTAGGAAAGCtactttggtggctgagtggagtATAGAGTgatgtggggagagacttgaggcaggcaaacctTTCAGTAGGCTGTTGAAATTCACATAGTATATGTTATTAATAGAACCAGCCCCTCATAATAATGtttaataaagcaaaatcattttatgtatgtgtatatatacatatatatatgcaaatgcataaataataaaacaatatcacAAGACATCTAACACCAGGTCACCTTCTCCCACCAATGCCCTCAAAAGCTATAGTGAAGAGTAGTCATACACTTACAGGAAACTGGCAGGGAAACACATGAGTAAGGAAAACTCATGTGCTTGGGGTACTTTACCACTTTAGTCAGCAGGCTTTAGTGTTTTTGGTCCATTCGGGAACATCTGCATCACACAAAACTGCTTCTATTCTCACTGCTTTACTGTTGATCTTCACGACTCCAGCTGGGGAAACCCTCTTCTCTACCTGAACAGAGCttttataagctctttgaatGAACTATCACCCTTCAAAGGGCATTTAGAAAATATCTTAATGTGAATAGCAGTTCTCTCTAAGCCGAAGAATTGTAAAGCTCATCCTACTGGTTGTCCCTGGGCTGTACAAACCAAACTGGCCAGTTATTCACTCACCAGGAGGCTGTGCTGTTCAGTTACTTCAGAGCTAACAGCCACACAGTTCCAGCTCACTAGGAACGccttctgcttttcctttttttttttcaagccaGATTTGGTGGCATAAAACAAACCCTTCTATGAAGCCCTCCAACTCTAGGTGTCACTGAAGAGCAATGACTTTCAGTGTTTGTTAAAGGAGCTTACAAAGTCTATTTATCAAATAGAGAACAGTTGGACCTAGCTGAAGAGTAGTGAGGGGCAATAGTCCAGCTGTCCCTGGAGCTCCGTTCTGGTTGTTGACTTCAGTTCTGACTATTAAAGGAATCATTCAATTGAAGCCTCTTGGTGGCCTGCTTCTAAATGCCACAGTTCCAGTGGAGAAGCTTTTTCAACTCCCCTCctgtcctcttcctctcctgctGCTGTCTTGAGTGATATCTCTTGCCCTTCTGGAAGAATATTTAATGTTTAATGTCTTAAGTGAGAACCTCCTGATTCTCAGTGACTCACCTACTGAAAAAGTCACCACTCCCCAGGTGTCCCCCATCAAAGTgataagtttttgttttgttttttagaatcacaccCCAGTCTCCAAATATCTGTATGACTAGAGGCAgctagtagataaagtgctgggcctggagtcaggaagacccaagttcagatcctgcttcagatacttaatgtgtgacccagggcaagtcattggggataataattgcacctaccttctagggttgttgtgaagatcaaatgaaacaatatttgtaaaattcttagcaagctctgctatgctagtgcccCTCCTTGTCCTTGGAATGTGACCCAGAACTTTGGCCCAGATCCATGTATGGGTAAtgtaacagagtcctgcacccagtgccagcaaagggactgctgtaatctccttctgactgtTGTCAGAccctcttaccatctgtgggctgagagctctggaagccatTGCTGCCCATTCAGTttcccccaaggcctgctgctgtcttggtggggagaTGCTACACTCTCACCTCAgcacaacagacctttcttgccaatcttctaagttgtctttggctggaaaattgtttcaccccatcttttt from Trichosurus vulpecula isolate mTriVul1 chromosome 1, mTriVul1.pri, whole genome shotgun sequence includes:
- the BORCS8 gene encoding BLOC-1-related complex subunit 8 isoform X1, coding for MEEAEMQLKGKKVTDKFTESVYVLANEPSVALYRLQEHVRRSLPELAQHKSDMQTWEEQSQGAIYTVEYACSAVKNLMDSSIHFRSIEGLLKQAISIKDQLNSSQGRSPADTKPPSLA
- the BORCS8 gene encoding BLOC-1-related complex subunit 8 isoform X2, giving the protein MPITDKFTESVYVLANEPSVALYRLQEHVRRSLPELAQHKSDMQTWEEQSQGAIYTVEYACSAVKNLMDSSIHFRSIEGLLKQAISIKDQLNSSQGRSPADTKPPSLA